One Paraburkholderia kururiensis DNA window includes the following coding sequences:
- the tssC gene encoding type VI secretion system contractile sheath large subunit has translation MNQQTAAAQLRNVDDADAAPSLLDEIVEKSKVAKSESEHARAKDLIGELVHQVLDGTVIVSDNLSATIDARVAELDRLISAQLSAVMHAPEFQRLESTWRGLHYLCKESNTGSTIKIKALNATKRDLVRDFKTAIEFDQSALFKKVYEEEFGTFGGAPFGTLIGDFEITRQPEDVYFIEQMAHVAAAAHAPFVASASPELLGLESFADLGKPRDLGKVFDTVEYAKWKSFRDSEDSRYVGLTLPRFLGRLPFNPKDGATAEGFNFVEDVDGTDHSKYLWCNAAWAFAARLTAAFDDFGWCAAIRGVEGGGLVEDLPTHTFKTDDGEIALKCPTEIAITDRREKELSDLGFIPLVHCKNSDYAAFFAAQSVQKPRKYSTDSANANAVLSAQLQYIFSVSRVAHYLKAMMRDKIGSFASAQNVEVFLNRWISQYVLLDDNATQEQKAQFPLREASIQVSEIPGKPGSYRSVAFLRPHFQLDELSISLRLVADLPKPANS, from the coding sequence ATGAACCAGCAAACGGCAGCAGCGCAACTCAGGAACGTGGATGACGCGGATGCCGCACCGTCGCTGCTCGACGAGATCGTCGAGAAGAGCAAGGTCGCGAAGTCCGAATCCGAGCATGCGCGTGCGAAGGATCTGATCGGCGAACTCGTGCACCAGGTGCTCGACGGCACGGTCATCGTGTCCGACAACCTCTCGGCCACCATCGATGCCCGCGTGGCCGAACTGGACAGGCTCATCTCCGCGCAATTGAGCGCGGTCATGCACGCGCCGGAGTTTCAGCGCCTCGAAAGCACGTGGCGTGGGCTCCACTATCTGTGCAAGGAAAGCAATACCGGCTCCACCATCAAGATCAAGGCGCTCAACGCGACCAAGCGCGACCTCGTGCGCGACTTCAAGACGGCTATCGAGTTCGATCAGAGCGCGCTCTTCAAGAAGGTCTATGAAGAAGAGTTCGGCACATTCGGCGGCGCGCCGTTCGGCACGCTGATCGGCGACTTCGAAATTACGCGCCAGCCCGAGGACGTCTATTTCATCGAGCAGATGGCGCACGTGGCAGCGGCGGCGCACGCGCCGTTCGTTGCCTCGGCCTCGCCCGAACTGCTGGGTCTCGAATCGTTCGCCGATCTGGGCAAGCCGCGCGATCTCGGCAAGGTGTTCGACACCGTCGAATACGCGAAGTGGAAGTCGTTTCGCGACTCCGAAGATTCGCGCTACGTCGGCCTCACGCTGCCGCGCTTTCTCGGCCGCTTGCCTTTCAATCCCAAAGACGGTGCCACGGCGGAAGGCTTCAACTTCGTCGAAGACGTGGACGGCACCGACCACAGCAAGTACCTTTGGTGCAACGCAGCCTGGGCCTTCGCTGCCCGCCTGACCGCCGCCTTCGACGACTTCGGCTGGTGCGCCGCGATTCGCGGCGTGGAGGGTGGCGGCCTCGTGGAAGACCTGCCCACGCACACCTTCAAGACCGACGACGGCGAAATTGCGCTGAAGTGCCCCACCGAAATTGCGATTACCGATCGCCGCGAGAAGGAACTGAGCGACCTCGGCTTTATTCCGCTCGTGCACTGCAAGAACTCGGACTACGCCGCGTTCTTTGCCGCGCAGTCGGTGCAGAAGCCGCGCAAGTACAGCACGGATAGCGCGAATGCGAACGCCGTGCTCTCCGCGCAGCTTCAGTACATCTTCTCGGTCTCGCGTGTGGCGCACTATCTCAAGGCGATGATGCGCGACAAGATCGGCAGTTTCGCATCGGCCCAGAACGTCGAGGTCTTCCTGAACCGCTGGATTTCCCAGTACGTGCTGCTCGACGACAACGCCACCCAGGAACAGAAGGCGCAATTCCCGCTGCGCGAAGCGTCCATTCAGGTCTCGGAGATTCCGGGCAAGCCTGGCTCGTATCGCTCGGTGGCGTTCCTGCGTCCCCATTTCCAGCTGGACGAGCTGTCCATTTCGCTGCGGCTCGTCGCGGACTTGCCGAAACCGGCCAATTCCTGA